The following DNA comes from Alkalispirillum mobile.
CGGCGCAGGTCGGCGTGGGGCGAGTCGGTGAGCACCTGGTCGTTGGTGTAGGCGTGGATGGTGGTGAGCAGCCCCTGCTCGATGCCGATGGCCCGGTGCAGCGGCTGCACGATGGGGGCCAGGCAGTTGGTGGTGCAGGAGGCGTTGGAGACCACGGTATGCCCGGCCCGGAGGATGTCGTGGTTCACCCCGTAGACCACGGTGGCGTCCACGTCCGGCCCGCCCGGCGCCGAGATCAGCACCTTGCGCGCCCCGGCCGCCAGGTGTTGCGCTGCCTGCTCCCGGGTCGCGAACACCCCGGTGCATTCCAGCACCACGTCGACGCCCAGCTCATCCCAGGGCAGCCGTGACGGATCACTCTCCGAGAAATAACGGATACGGTCGCCGTTGACCTCCAGTTCACCGTCACCGGCCTGCACGTCGCCGGGGAAGCGGCCGTGAGCGGTGTCGTAACGGGTCAGGTGAGCGGCCGTCCGCAGGTCGCAGAGCTCGTTGACCGCCACGATACGGATCTCGTCGCTGCGGCCGTACTCGTACAGTGCCCGCAG
Coding sequences within:
- the gap gene encoding type I glyceraldehyde-3-phosphate dehydrogenase; the protein is MPIKVAINGYGRIGRNILRALYEYGRSDEIRIVAVNELCDLRTAAHLTRYDTAHGRFPGDVQAGDGELEVNGDRIRYFSESDPSRLPWDELGVDVVLECTGVFATREQAAQHLAAGARKVLISAPGGPDVDATVVYGVNHDILRAGHTVVSNASCTTNCLAPIVQPLHRAIGIEQGLLTTIHAYTNDQVLTDSPHADLRRARSATLSQVPTKTGATRALGLVLPEMAGRLDGYAMRVPTLNVSMVDLTFNAGRETSVEEVHQVVREAADGPMGGVLAVNDEPLVSIDFNHHPASAVFDATLTKAKGRLVKICAWYDNEWGFANRMLDTAVAMMRAPD